In Nostoc edaphicum CCNP1411, the sequence TCAGCTACGACATTCCAGAAGATAAGCGTCGGACTAAAATCCATTCGGTTTTGAAGTCTTACGGACAATGGATGCAACTGAGTGTGTTTGAGTGCGATATCACTTCTACTCAGTATGCTAAACTGCGATCGCGTTTAGCTAAATTAATCAAACCTGACACTGATAGCGTGCGCTTTTATTTTCTCTGTGGCTGTTGTGAGCGAAAAGTTGAGCGTATTGGCGGAGAACAGCCACGGGACGAAACAATTTTCTTTGCTGAGTCAACTTCTAGATAGATTTCTGTATTTCAAATGCGCGGAGGGGTAGGTGTACAAATTCGACAGCCCCAGAAAAGTGCCTCTATTCCAACTACAGTAAGGCTTTCAACTCATTGTTCTCTTACTCGTCATCCGCGCAATCTCTGAAATGCTTATCAAAACTCGATTTCAGCCTTGAAATTTTCCTAACACTCTTCCCAAATGAATTCTCTAATGCTATGATTGCCCTTGAATCGCGCAACCGCACCTTGAAAACTAAATACAGCTTGAGTTTGAGG encodes:
- the cas2 gene encoding CRISPR-associated endonuclease Cas2, giving the protein MYIVVSYDIPEDKRRTKIHSVLKSYGQWMQLSVFECDITSTQYAKLRSRLAKLIKPDTDSVRFYFLCGCCERKVERIGGEQPRDETIFFAESTSR